aattcttgttttgacttagctgatgtcgttgttgttgctgctgcagttgctgctgttgttgctgctgttgctactgctgttgctgcttctgctgctgctgttgttgctgcttctgctgctggtagaggctcctttgatgtttaaagatgattttttttttttttttttttatttggcacgttttattatttttgtagtccagtcagattttttgttttttagccatttattttggcatttatgctcttttggcatatacactgcactctatttatgagctgatttaatgctattagagcatttataaggcactgttttcaggcactttttatttaatttatgctcttatggcatatacactgcactctatttatgagctgatttaatgctattagagcatttataaggcacttttgttatgcactttttaatttcacaattgctgatgtatggcctcaagcacgccttaccacaatttataatggtacacaaagcaacctttagctatagactataaggtgcttgttttaaaacataaaagattcttttgtatctttttgctttttatatttatactctgttccttacctttggtagggggaaacaagagtcacttatttttgctacctttagctgtaagatgcttaaaggagctggcctttctctgagttccttacctttggtagggggaaactgcagagtcgattaaaggctcgattgaccaaatgtaaaatcccaaataagaagactttactcgttgagtttttgtaagaaactgcttttatttggaaatatcttcggtttaaataggtgacatgagaatcgcatcttaaagtaaatggcctacgcagaggcctaagtaaatagtccccgccttatcgaggtcccacgctcgggcacatctgcctatcttgagcggcgaggaccttatctgtggtctcccactaagggactattttaggaggcggggaacgatctcaagtgactgactcatgtagtgtgcacttaaattacatgtttttgagcaatgcacccatgtcgccttagataacaaaatcctaaatataatttatcgctctcgattcatttacataagatatgaacggagcccaaaattgtaagtctttaaatatattcgtgttcatgtgtgaacactCGCAATTTAATTCCAAATcgaactgtgttcaaaaaaggcaatttgatttttaaaaattttttgctcatttttgcCTTAAAAAAAGAGtaagaaaaattacaaaaatattaatttaccGTAGACTTCAAAAAAACGATAAGGATCATTAGCATTGGTAATAAGCTGCACAAAACACATTTCGTTTTAGTTCTATGACAATTTTTACCTAAGTTGTGTACGTTTTTCCAAGTTTTAAAAGCGGTTGGGTTGAAAATTCTAAATACtccaaaaattgttttaagtgCCGCATTTCGTGGGGGCAAAAGTGGCGAGGTTTGAAATGGAGCAGccagaaaaaggaaaaggggaTCGTGGGGCCTGAGAAGCCGCCGGTTGCGGGCAACTTTCATTTTCGTTCAGATGACTGTAAAATTTTGGACGGTCATTGCTTtgcagcataaatatttatgcgttgCACTTGAGAGCGCTGCAATTGGAATTGAATTCGGAATCGGGGCCTTAATGTTGGGCCCACAGTGCTTCCACACATGGAGATGGAATCTAGTTGGGCATGTGGCTCAGATTTATGGCCGTCTTCCGCGACCCAAGtgcaacataaaaaaaaaaaaatggtgaaGAAAACACTGATATCTATGGCAAAAAGCAGTGCCTGCTGCAATTAGCCAAGCACACAACGCCTTGCTGTGTACTGCATTTTGTTAACAAATGATTTTAGCCGGCCAAAATGCATTATTCAATtgggaattatttattatacctCTACGCACCGTTAGCTTCTGTGATTGCTCGCCTTTAATGTGTGTGGCTAATTGCAATCATCATCGGCTGTAACCGAAATCGttaatgaaattgttaaaatgccattaattTGCCAAAGGGTGATCATGATCGTATTATGGCATTGGCATTAACGCACCTAACCGCATCGAATTACTTAGATCCGCTGGAAAATATACGTTCCGATGGGGAAAATGAGGAACTGCATTGGTTATCTGGTTGCGTAACACTTCCTTGCACATTTCGGAGGACTGATATGCTGGCAGTACATGTCTTACATAATCGAATAAAATCGgaactaaaatgttttcaatcaTTTGATCGATTTTGAGGAGTTCCTTTAGGGAAACTATTCtccatttgaaatttaagTAATACATACGTATATTTAACTTTATACCTTTTAAATTGATTGTATTCCTCTACTGCCATGTTCTGACTAGAAGTGGAATATACAATTTTACCTAATACCTTTATCTGAACTCTTCAATTACTgtgaactttttaaaataagtttagATTCCCCGTTTTACATCGGCTAAAGAAAGTATGCAGCTTTCTTAAAGCTCTTAAAATGGCAAGCCTGCTTTTTAGCCGGCATTAGAAATGTGAAGCTTTTATTTGAACATATTTGTTTACTAATAATCGCTGTTTATATCTTTCATTGCAGGTAAGCTTTGGTCAAGCTTTTGGTGGTGAATTTCAAACTGTgacttaataaaaaatgcgTAAGCCCGGTGTCAAACTGTAAGTAAACCGGGATGTAGCTTACATTTCAAACTGTAAGCTATTACAATCAAACTTTCGTTTGATTTTTAGACCACATACAAACCTACATATATCGTTAGATttgaaagtaaatatataatatatatatatataaactctGTAATAAAATCATCTTCATTAAAGCAACGCTTGAggtaatatttgtatttattcgATTTATTGAGTTACTTTACGTTTAAGAACTAACGAAACATTTGCATCGTAATCGTAATCTTCGACTTACGAACTAATTGAGGTACTCCAAGTGTACGCGGCgtcaaacaaacaataaaagtaaaacaaaaaatacacatttcGATTAGACACACACAACAGACGACGatccatatttaaaaaaaaaatgtaaaaattagcataaatgaCTCGATATTTACATGAAGCGCTTAAATGACTACGATCATGGGTGGAGCAGACAGGGGCTTTCTGGCGAAAAAGGGTAATTCATTTATTCGTTTGGCTAGAGAGCGAATAGCAGTGAGAATGAGAAGAGCAAGTTGagcttaataaattaaatttatttagaaGGCGGAAATTTGTGCTAACCCCCCCCTCCAACTGATGAACCAAAAACACCCCAACAAACCCCACCCCATCCGGTTGACCCCTTTTAAACCCCCCTCAACTTCAATGGCTACGACCTTGGCAGTGGCCATTGATGTACAGGTGATGTTCCAATGTCCAAGTTTTCACTGCTCTCCGTTTCTGTGTCTGCTTCCGTGGAGTTTAATGATCGTTTACTCCGCCACTGGGTTCGCGGTGGTGGCGCTGGGCTCGTGTTGTGACCTTGACGCGGGCTCGGCCCCTGACCTTGAACCCCCACGGGCGCCGTGGTGGGGGTTAGCCACAATTGCTTTATCATATCCGCACCCTTCTCGCCGATCATCACCACCGGTGCGTGGATATTGCCATTCGTGATAGCCGGCATTATGCTGGCATCTATAACCCTCAGTCCGGGTATGCCATAGACCCTCAGCTGGGGATCCACCACTGCCCAGGGATCCGTGGGTGGTCCCATTTTGGCCGTACCACTCATATGGTATATCGTCATCGTATACTGCCTGATAAAGCAGTTCCAATAGTCATCGGTGTACAGGGTCAGGTGCTTGCAATTCGGCACTGGTTTGTTCCAATATCTAGCTCCGAATCTCTTCATGGCCTGCGTTTCACCCATGGCCACCGCCGCCTTGACGCCCTCCCTCAGAACATTGACATCGTCCGGATGGGTGAGGTAGTTGTGATAGAGCAACGGATATCTGAGGGGATTCTTCGAGGCCAGCTTTATGTAGCCCCTGCTCTTCGGTCTCAGCATCATGGGGAAAACACCAAAGACATCGCGATTGTTCACCTCCCCGAATACCTCCTGGTAGAACTCATCGGTCAGACCGTGGGCAGTCTTCACCTGGCTACCGCCATCCGACATCACAGATGCCGAGGTCATCATAAAGTTCATATCCGGCCAATCATCACTGGCATTGGCGTACTTTGTATTAATAAAAGCCACCGCCTCCAAACCAATGCTGGAGGTCAACGGACCATCCTCCGTGATGGCATACCTCAGTGCGGTATTGATGTTAACCATTCTCTTCATCACAATCGAAATGGGATAGTCGATAAGGAAGGCTATGCCGCCGACGGCAATGTGATCCTGTAGATTCTGTCCCACGCCCGGCAGATGTTGCACCAGTGGTATGCCCACTCTGCCCAACTCCTCGCCGTGTCCGATGCCCGACAGCATCATCAGATGCGGCGATCCAATGGCTCCTGCCGACAGGATCACCTCCCTCGTGGCGTACACATTTTGCAGCCTTCCGTCTCGTATAAATTGAACTCCAGTTGCTCGTTTCGTATGGGGATCGGTTAGGACCTTGGTGACATGCGAAAAGAGGGCCACATGAAGATTGGGTCGCAGACGTGCTGGTCGCAAAAATGATTTGGCCGTGGAGCTGCGGGAACCACGTCGCATGTTGAACTGATAGAAACCGAAACCCGTCTGCTGCTCTCCATTCACGTCCACGATATCGTAGCCCATTTCCTCGCCAGCCTGCAGGAATGCCGGTCCAATGGGCGTGTTGTAGGGTGCATCCTGGACGGTCCAAAGGCCGCCTAAACACAAGatattaagtttaaattgtttaatttgaaatataaagaatACTTTGCGATCTCCATATGCTCCGTTAAAACTACTCTTCCAATATGTTAATAACAAATTGTCAAGAAAACAAGATTTTGTGATATGTTTATGTTTGGGAAACAAGCAAAAAATTGTCAAGAAAACAAGATCTTGTGATATGTTTATGTTTGGGAAACAAGCAAAGCTctaatttgtaaacatttgTTTATACACTCACGCTTTagtttgttaaatttttatatgaaaTCATACATTATTTTGAGCATTGAGAGACCACATTTAAATATCCTTCGACTTACCTGTGCCATGGTAGCGTTTGTTCCTGGCCAAATAGGGATTCCGCTGATCCTCAGACTTCCGGAAGTAGGGCAGGATGTCCTCGTACGACCATCCGGGATTTCCAAAATCCGCCCACTGGTCAAAGTCTCGTTTATTTCCCCTGATGTAGAGCATCGTATTTAGCACCGAACTGCCGCCCAAAACTTTGCCTCTCGTCCAGCAGCAGCGTTTGTCCTTCATTGCCTGGCAGGCTGTCGGTTGTGGTTGTGTTCTGTGAATagataaacataaatatattgtagATTAGAAAACGCAAAGAAAGAGAAAATCTTCAAGCTTAGCTTATTGAAATAGGTAGCCACACAGATTACGACTGGGTGAAAACAATTAGCGAATCTCGCCAAGACCAAACAAGCTGAGACAGAGATATCcgattatatattttttgttttttgtggcaAGTCAACAAAAGCGACAATGAAAGCGCATTAGTCCCAggggtgccacgcccactcccccgaaaaaggtggaaaaaataATGGCAAATTGCCCAGTGGCCAACTTAATtacaacacaaacacaaaagccGGTGTTAAACGCTCATATGGCCAAaaactgagaaatgtctatGAGGCAATGAACCGAGCGACCTCCCCTTCGTACTTTTGCCCTTTAAGTGGCTTTAAATGGTATCCATGAGTATGAGTATCTACGAATGGCATTTAAAGTGTGGATTATAGTACTGCAGAGGTTGCTTTGAAAAATTGCAGATAGATTGCTCAAGCATGGTTAAAAATCACCACACAGCTGGCgcaaaattgttattttatgtataaaataGGATTAAGATAATAGCATTATAGttattttaaaagcaaattgaaaatagtaaaaaatttaatgcaatgccaataaaaatgcaattacatGAAGACAGGAATTTAAAAGTGATGCACAATTAGACAACCGAAATTGATAATAAATGGAGGAAAATTTCTTAAGAGTAAGGAatgaaaaaacgaaaactaaTTTATAGGAAAATAgtggcaaatattttagttCAAAGAAGATGCAACaagaataaaacaaaatgtatattaaCCGATAAACTAACAGAAATTACCAGAAAATTGTTACTGAATACATTATGGTAAGATATTTACACAAAACACTgagtttaaattatttctgtgAAGAAATTGCAGTGTCAATGAACAAAATAGGAAATATAACTtcataaagaaaaaatcaGAGGAAAGAAATGTTGATTGTACAAAAAAGTAGGAAAAAATACGATAAATTCCACCCAGCAATTTCAAGCACTACCGATTAGCGGATATCCCAGTCAAAGTTACGCATTTGTTAAGATAATAATCCATTTGCTAAGTTCCCAGCATTAttcgaatattttttcctgCCGTGAGTGCAGCCAATATAAACCGAcaaattggccaacaaaacGTTTTGACAACTCTGGTggcttattttcttttttcatctCAGCTCTTCCGAATCTAATAATCCGAAATTCCATTTCTTTTGGGTGCCCATTGTACCCGCTGCTAAACACATAGGAagacattttttatttgtcgttaatgaaaatacaaattaccaGTGACAGGCAACAATCAAGAGACGTCTTAACCAAGTTAACCCAACCGCAATCGGCTGAGAAACCCGCGACGACGAAGAAAACAAACGGAAATCAAATGTCAGTTGCGGAAAACTTGGTCAGCAATGATTTTACTTGGCTAACATGGCGTGCTGCGGGGCGAAAAGCGTGCCAAAGCCAAAGAGAAagagtttaaatttattaaaataattaaatagccTCGAAGTTGGTGATACCCTATTTAAGCTAGCGCTTTTgcccttaaaaaaaaaaaaaattcactttTACATCCAGCAAATTGTTATATTCGATCTTGGATTGGATgcaatgattttattttaagtcaTAATAACATAAGGTTTAAATCTAAgtagatatatttaaattatgttcagaaccatattttgattttaaaaaataggTTGTtagtaaaataatttaaacctTTAATGTGTATTTGCGAAATAGGTTGTTTGAAAAGGTTTTTTAGTTGcctaaataatattatttatagctTGCTATATTCCCACTAAACTCAATGGTGAAGATGTCAGTTAATTTTAATCGGTGGATTAGTGTTAATTTTAGGCTCTCCATGGTCCATCAGTCACTTGTCGGTctcaaatgcatttgcatctCTTGCGATTAGGGTGTCAAAACCTGTCCCTTCtccatatttatttgtatttttctttaagtTAGAGGTTGAGATATAAGGGTAAGGGTAAGGGGTAATTAGCATACGACATGCACATATTGGGCGTCTGATTTATGCTGCCCAGATCGGTGATGAATATTATTTCCTCTTCGCTTTAACCCCTATCTTACCGCCCGTTGACGAGCCATTAATATCGATTCGCGCCACTGTGGCTCCACTGTGGCACATTGTTTGGCATACTGACTTATTGGCTACGTGCTGCGGCCATTTCTCATAGATACCGCAGATACTACAGGTGCAACCACACATCGAAACTAacaggtaaaaaaaaaaaaattgagagagaaaaataagaaaagaaaaaactttcgCCTCAACTTCGGCCTTCCACTGTGCGAGACGCCCAACTGacgcaatttgtttgctttttatttgccatttaacAGTTAACTCACATAAACgtaacaaattattattaactcATTTCGCTTAGCTTatattttggtgttttttgtGGGTGTGGGAGTTGTATGGGAATTAAATATTGTCGAGTTTCGGTAACGATTAGGGGAGTCCTTTAAACGGAAGTACCACTATTTAACTGTTAActaaaattaatcaaaaacataataaacaaacataataATTACTATTTGGTATATTATTAGGCTTGAATACTTTTGGTGAAATGCTAACTCACagttttatataattttaaatgtttttaaagtaATCTGGAAAAGATCATCAAAAGACATTAGTGACATAATGATAATTGTTAAATATACAGTGCGTTGCTTTCGATTAAGCTGGTAAAGTTCAGCgattttatcatttataaacaaatctcgtatttttttttgcaaataaatctaGAAACAGTGGATATGAAACACGCATTAGGGACATTCCACGGGCTCAGCAATCATAATTGCCGCTTATGAAATGAATATGCATGCCGAAAATTCGAGTTGATTGCATTATTTTCGTAATTGTTTAATGCTCGTTAACCGAAAGTTGGTTAAGGCCCCTCAGTAATTCCCCAACCCAAGAAGCCAACAAAATTTAAGGGGAAACGCATTCAGATGGAACTGctgttgattgttttattGCCATATAAAATCACTTAGCAGCCGCATTAGTTTGTAAAACGGTTTCATGGGTtttattaatagaaatgtttattaattaacgTAATTGCTGAGTGAAATGTGGGAATTCCAGAGCCTACAATTTTACTACCTTTTTTATACAGAAAAGTTATGGTAAACAGCTTATTATAcgaaacaataaacaacagTTCGATGTCCTCTTATTACTACGAAACATATCCTCATCATACAAATGTCTAATAATTTTCCACTTTACATAATCTTGCCGTTGATCCATTGGTGTTAATTAGATTaacagcaaatatttgcgatCCGTCTGGTGTCACAACAAGTTTCATGTTTTCGATTGtgtaaattcaaatgaaatgaaatacatgCATAACCATATCAATATTTAGTGTTAATCGGTGATTCTTCATTTTAGGCAAACGTGGTGtgcagttgtttttttttttttattattaacttggtttttattgCCCGGTTGACACAATTCGAGGTACGAGGCACTTGTCTCGAGTATAAAAACCCACCGAAGCCTGTCCATTTAACCGGCTCACGTATAAGCCACTCTCCTCACCGATTTTTAGTGGCTTTTGGCGATTGGCAACCCGGCTACTCAGGTGCAATTGCCAAGTATCAGCGCCgtttcattccatttcatttcgtttcattcAGCTCGTTTTGTGCCATTTCCATGCAGACCTGCAGGCCGCCTAACCCACTTTGccatactatactatatataccaTACAATAGCATACCATGCAGCTCGGAGCAACTCCGATACGATCCGGTTTTATGTTGGGAAATTGGACTGGACCGGCATAGGATATCCCGATCGCAGAATATACACTGCGAGAATTGGAGTAATAACAAAAGGGGTTCTAAAAAGGATGTATTTGAACAacttttttttcataatttctataaaagatttaaaagattattattatctttaaaatttaatagtacatatatatgagtcgactgttttctttttatattgtACATTTATGTTCCATAAATTGATATCCGCTTGCAGCTTGCACACGAATTCGTCAGGGGTGTGTCTCCACTGTGGATGCCAAAATATCTCTGGCTTAACGATCGCGAGGAGGGAATTTAATGATGCGGATAAGACTGGGGGTCATCGCCAACTCGACTTGCGTAATCCCCAAGTGGAATGCACCACACAGATGGGTTGTTTGCGGGGGATAACGAGTCGGGTTTTTGGGAGCCCTCCATGCCACATTTTCTCCCTCTCAACGGGCTGCTTGTTTACGCTGTAGAACCATTGTTGGTTTTAGGCGGCGCCTACTGTGGTGCTGGCTTCGAATTTGAATACTTTGAAATGACTGGCAGCGATAGTTGCACATGAATGGGTTATGAAATATTTAGCGGCAAGTTGTAAACTTTAAGACATTTATCCTGTCATCGGAAACGAATGTATGTAGTTTAAAATGGACTTTTGATTTATAATCAGTGCAGCGAGAGTATTTCcaatattttaaatcatttttgcaAATGGATTTTGTTGTTTAGAAACTCTGATAGACTCAAACTCTAATGATTGTGTTCCCACGACCTTGAACTCCACAAATTTGACACTGAATCCAAGCAGATACCAAACTGATGACACCAATTCAGTGACTTTCTCAGTTGGGTGAAACTTTTAAGCCCACGAGTGAGTCAATCAAGATTACCGGCGATGATTGACGTGAGAGTGATTGTCGTCGAGTCTCTGtctctttttttctgtgcaacTCAGATTCAATTTCGTTGCAGTCTGTTGACTGTATTTCCCGTTGCTGGTAAAGCGGTTTTCGAGGTTTGATATTTTGAACAAATTGcacccaaaacaaacaacactcACAATTTTTCGAATACTTTGCTCTCTGCAGATCCAGCTGACTGGCAGTTGGTAGCACTGAG
This Drosophila simulans strain w501 chromosome X, Prin_Dsim_3.1, whole genome shotgun sequence DNA region includes the following protein-coding sequences:
- the LOC6725969 gene encoding glucose dehydrogenase [FAD, quinone] isoform X1 → MVVVPALGAAAVSVGGLLFKASAASKAAAAAGVAAAGASKLGLAIAGAIKLATAVIGVGKLTILPFLIAAIAYYNYDLFDPENRPFNVQQVDLAYDFIIIGGGSAGTVLASRLSEIPHWKILLLEAGGHETEISDVPLLSLYLHKSKMDWKYRTQPQPTACQAMKDKRCCWTRGKVLGGSSVLNTMLYIRGNKRDFDQWADFGNPGWSYEDILPYFRKSEDQRNPYLARNKRYHGTGGLWTVQDAPYNTPIGPAFLQAGEEMGYDIVDVNGEQQTGFGFYQFNMRRGSRSSTAKSFLRPARLRPNLHVALFSHVTKVLTDPHTKRATGVQFIRDGRLQNVYATREVILSAGAIGSPHLMMLSGIGHGEELGRVGIPLVQHLPGVGQNLQDHIAVGGIAFLIDYPISIVMKRMVNINTALRYAITEDGPLTSSIGLEAVAFINTKYANASDDWPDMNFMMTSASVMSDGGSQVKTAHGLTDEFYQEVFGEVNNRDVFGVFPMMLRPKSRGYIKLASKNPLRYPLLYHNYLTHPDDVNVLREGVKAAVAMGETQAMKRFGARYWNKPVPNCKHLTLYTDDYWNCFIRQYTMTIYHMSGTAKMGPPTDPWAVVDPQLRVYGIPGLRVIDASIMPAITNGNIHAPVVMIGEKGADMIKQLWLTPTTAPVGVQGQGPSPRQGHNTSPAPPPRTQWRSKRSLNSTEADTETESSENLDIGTSPVHQWPLPRS
- the LOC6725969 gene encoding glucose dehydrogenase [FAD, quinone] isoform X2 codes for the protein MKDKRCCWTRGKVLGGSSVLNTMLYIRGNKRDFDQWADFGNPGWSYEDILPYFRKSEDQRNPYLARNKRYHGTGGLWTVQDAPYNTPIGPAFLQAGEEMGYDIVDVNGEQQTGFGFYQFNMRRGSRSSTAKSFLRPARLRPNLHVALFSHVTKVLTDPHTKRATGVQFIRDGRLQNVYATREVILSAGAIGSPHLMMLSGIGHGEELGRVGIPLVQHLPGVGQNLQDHIAVGGIAFLIDYPISIVMKRMVNINTALRYAITEDGPLTSSIGLEAVAFINTKYANASDDWPDMNFMMTSASVMSDGGSQVKTAHGLTDEFYQEVFGEVNNRDVFGVFPMMLRPKSRGYIKLASKNPLRYPLLYHNYLTHPDDVNVLREGVKAAVAMGETQAMKRFGARYWNKPVPNCKHLTLYTDDYWNCFIRQYTMTIYHMSGTAKMGPPTDPWAVVDPQLRVYGIPGLRVIDASIMPAITNGNIHAPVVMIGEKGADMIKQLWLTPTTAPVGVQGQGPSPRQGHNTSPAPPPRTQWRSKRSLNSTEADTETESSENLDIGTSPVHQWPLPRS